GACATCATAACGATAGGTGGTACCAGGCGTCAGACCGGTATCGGTGAAAGAACAAACGCTGGCGTTGCAAATATCTGCTGCAGGCTCGGTAGAAATAAGGGCCAAGTCGCGATAAATCCGGTATTCGCTGGCAATTTCTTGTTTTTCCCAAGTGAGAGACAACTGCTCCGAACCAAGCGCAGTTATAATATTAAAATCAAATTCTTTCAGCTTGCAATGTCCGGTGCCGTCTGGCTCATAGCCGGCAATACAAGTACAGGTATTGATAGCAGTGTCGCAGCCGGTACCTTCATAACAATCTACCCGATTATAAGGGGCGGCAGTGGGACAATTGGTGTAAGAGGCCTGACAACTTTGATACCCTGACCAAGCAGGGCAATGACAATTGTCTCCACACTTAGAATCTCTAATCTGCTGATAACGATAACCATTGGCATTATTGTCACACTGGGAAGTAGTGCAGGCGGTCGGGGTATAGCAAGCGGGCTCACAGCCAAGAGCGGCACAAGAATAATTGACTGGGTCAAGCCGAACTGTTTGGATTGATTGGTCAGTATTATTGACAGAATCTCTGGCAGTCAGGGTGACGGTGTAATCAGTAATGGGTGAACCGTTTTCTTCGGCGCTGTAGCTGATACACGTTTGCTTCATGTTGCAATATTCAAAGGCCAGCCAGTCGGCAGAGCGTACACCAGCAGAAATGCGGATTTCGTCAAAGGTCATAGCGGCTGAAACTGGGTAGTTCCAACGCCAGGTACCCCAATCAATACTCCCGACGAGAGCCGGGCTGTTGGTGCCACCACCTTCATAAAAAAGAGAACCATTGCGATAAAACTTGACGCGGTTGTTACCAGTATTGTTGAGGGTCAAAACTCCGTGGTACCAAGCATTGCCGTCGTGAGTACCACCAGAATTTCTAACTGAATCAACATTGAAATCGTCGCCACCCTCGTCTTTCCACTCATAAATGTAAGTTGACCCATTGGAATAGCGCCAGCCAATATCCTGACTCCACATGAATTGATTGCCGCTCGCTAGCACACCCTTATACCAGAACTCCCAAGTATAAGGATACTGGCGCAGGGCGGCAACATCGTTGCGTGTAATATTGCTAGCCTGCCAACCAGCCGCCAGAGAGACACCATAACCGATCTGACCAGTAGCGCGGTAGGTCATACCGCCCTCAGAGCTACTATCAATATTATTACTAGTAGAATCCTGGAGACGGCCAGAAGCATCATTTAAATGCCAGACCATTTTGTAATTACTATCCCAGACATTGGCTGGAGATTTATAGGCAGTAGCACCGGTGGTGGTGTTGCCATAATAAAGATAAATATTATCAGTATTGGTACCGTCAACCTGGGGCACCTTGACCCAAGCTAATAATTCTTTGCCCGCGTAATCAAATTTTTCTATTTCATAGTAAAGCTCGGTGGAATTATTGGAATCAAAGAAACGAATATCATCACCATCGCTCTGGACATGAGCCCAAAAACCAGTATCAGTTGAAGTTTGTTTTACAAGAACAGGAAAGTTGGTAAGGGCGGAACGGCCAGAATTATCAAAAGTAATTTTCCGACGATAGACCCAGTTTTCATTGGCCCAATCAGGAGGAGCAGAGGGAGAATATTCATGAACCGGGTATTGATTGCTGCCATTGTAGCTGCCAGTGTTGCAGTTATTAAGACAAAGTGAGTTGGCACCCAAACCGTCACCAAAGTTCCAAGCCCAGCCAGTCACTCCGCCTGTGCCGCCAGTTGATCCATCAATAAAGATAATCACCGAGGTATTGGCGGCGCACCACTGAAAATCGGCGGCGATAGGACCGCTCGGAGGGTCTTCACCATCATCACAAATGGCTGTACTGATGGAACATTGAACTGACGCAGTCTCCTCGGCATCGTGATTTCTAGCTTTGACTGAAGTGGTATAACTCGTAGCACAAACCAAACCACTTTGATTCCAATTAGTGCTGGTAGTCCAATTGGTGTTGCCCGCAGAGTTGGAAGCATAAAATTCACTTTGTCTGCCCCCGGAGATCCAAGACCAACTAATTTCGGTGGATGAGGCAGCACTGCCAGAACAGGAGGCTGGCGGGTCGGCCGAAGTGTAGGCCGAGGCAGTGGCTGAGGCAGGACCAGTGCCACAAGAATTTGCGGCCACTACATAAATAGAATAGGAAGTATCTGAAGTGAGATTGGCACCTGATGCAGAAACTTGAGTCTGGGTATAGGTGGTACCGGAAGTGGTACCAATCAATTGACTAGAAGAATTATAAATACGATATTCGCTCGGGGCATCACCAGAAGAAGGGGCGCTCCACTGCCAAGTGATTGAATTGGTGGTGTTGCTGGTGTGAACCAAATTGGTCGGTTGGCCGGGAGCAATAGTACAGGCGGGGGTGGAAATATTCATGGTGACTCTGACCGGATTGCCAGTGGAACCACAGGATACATTGTTTTCTAGGGTACAGTTGTCGACCTCATCTCTAACATGAATGCCATACCAATAGTCACCAGTGTCCGAGATCGTGGTATCATCTCTGCCAATAGTAGCGTTGTCTTCATTATAATCAGCCCAAATCTGGCTCCAGCCACAACCAGTCATGGTAGTACCATTACAATTAGTGGCATTGTAGTTGGCGCGCCAGAGTTGGATATTGTCAAAGCCGCCACAACCAACATCACTAGTGGTCCACTTGACAGTTGGTTTTTCACCACTAGAGGAAATAGTCGCGGTACCACCAGCGCTGGCGCCTTCAACAGTAAAAGTATTGATGGTGGGACGAGTTTTATCAACATTGAAATACCCATCAGAACAGATAAGGGAGCTCCAATTGCCCAAATTGTCTTTGCCCCGAGCACAATATTTCCAAGCGCCGGTGGTCACCACTTCATTAATATTGGCAATGCAAGGCGTGGAGCCGCTACAAACAAATGGGGAATTATTACTATCAGTGGTGCCGGGGTCACAGGTCGGGTTGGTACAATTATTCCAGCGGCCATAAGTCACACCGTCAGCATCATCAATGGTGATTTGTGGGGTTGGATCACTTTGGCTACAAGCCTGTGAGCCAGGATTGACAGTGATGGTTGTACCATTGGCTGGGCAGGCAGACGATGTGCCATTGACAGAACTACTATAAGTATAAGTATTACCAAGAGAATCACGAACTTTTATCTGATTGGCGTTGATCGTGTAGCTCGTGCCATCATAAGTTTTGTAATTGGCAGCTTGCCAGGTAGCACCACCGTCAAAAGAATAAGCGCTAGCGGCTAAACCAGCACAACCGGTATCAGCGGCACCATTGACTGTAAAGGTAATTTTTTCACATTGGGGTGAGCTGGCGGTGACAGAAGTAATGCCTGGGACAGTAGCA
The Candidatus Kuenenbacteria bacterium genome window above contains:
- a CDS encoding DUF2341 domain-containing protein, with product MKNISFTKVFIITLFFITAFFILPAASTKAAQKGWCCNTCGEPEPKCYASAGALCYNGTAFNQFECCTYQTLPCPPGLCLWLGLNICYNNVGYYNGEQINTSDISTDQEVAGDLGNGSKWYDQDFNGSFEGMENYAGTFCKSTWFNNSNYCKSAGPDSVCSDYDNGENGFCCGDDTNEKSVPNCSGTANAACCPSTASYYNESTGTCVSSCPVAPTAPSNLEVVSTSCDVGSQNMNIKWADNSSNETGFYLYRRTDTSAPSSADRLPVTLGAGTTQYNDTNTVSGTKYYYWVSSYNGVGESTKTGPAGDWADYIDTVDNLTPSQNAVGTSITWNWTAPSGATDYLVIVWNDDPILPFDHYATVSTNSYTITSLSPGSKRGIQVTARFSNDNPWGNSLLNCQSDTVWHTLTANQSPTAFNLVSPANNSTMVSQNPTLTWGASSDPEGQAITYNVYYCCSTTAGCTLPGTPNTSVSGTSYSLSGLTLGDYCRWNVVASDGPNQKISSDGPFTFRVDQAPNTPSNPSPSDGATCVATNTTISWSGGDPDVGDTVTYTIYGCQGVGCNPTAVIGTTNNTSYTGAGFNPGVTIGWKVSASDGDASVTGPVWHFGTTAGTPAATITDGASGSCITSDTITASWTNGTNPEYAYSADAVCNSSDSYVAGSSVTVSTTHSDYVCFRNSNACATTYSAAQGPLSVDATVPGITSVTASSPQCEKITFTVNGAADTGCAGLAASAYSFDGGATWQAANYKTYDGTSYTINANQIKVRDSLGNTYTYSSSVNGTSSACPANGTTITVNPGSQACSQSDPTPQITIDDADGVTYGRWNNCTNPTCDPGTTDSNNSPFVCSGSTPCIANINEVVTTGAWKYCARGKDNLGNWSSLICSDGYFNVDKTRPTINTFTVEGASAGGTATISSSGEKPTVKWTTSDVGCGGFDNIQLWRANYNATNCNGTTMTGCGWSQIWADYNEDNATIGRDDTTISDTGDYWYGIHVRDEVDNCTLENNVSCGSTGNPVRVTMNISTPACTIAPGQPTNLVHTSNTTNSITWQWSAPSSGDAPSEYRIYNSSSQLIGTTSGTTYTQTQVSASGANLTSDTSYSIYVVAANSCGTGPASATASAYTSADPPASCSGSAASSTEISWSWISGGRQSEFYASNSAGNTNWTTSTNWNQSGLVCATSYTTSVKARNHDAEETASVQCSISTAICDDGEDPPSGPIAADFQWCAANTSVIIFIDGSTGGTGGVTGWAWNFGDGLGANSLCLNNCNTGSYNGSNQYPVHEYSPSAPPDWANENWVYRRKITFDNSGRSALTNFPVLVKQTSTDTGFWAHVQSDGDDIRFFDSNNSTELYYEIEKFDYAGKELLAWVKVPQVDGTNTDNIYLYYGNTTTGATAYKSPANVWDSNYKMVWHLNDASGRLQDSTSNNIDSSSEGGMTYRATGQIGYGVSLAAGWQASNITRNDVAALRQYPYTWEFWYKGVLASGNQFMWSQDIGWRYSNGSTYIYEWKDEGGDDFNVDSVRNSGGTHDGNAWYHGVLTLNNTGNNRVKFYRNGSLFYEGGGTNSPALVGSIDWGTWRWNYPVSAAMTFDEIRISAGVRSADWLAFEYCNMKQTCISYSAEENGSPITDYTVTLTARDSVNNTDQSIQTVRLDPVNYSCAALGCEPACYTPTACTTSQCDNNANGYRYQQIRDSKCGDNCHCPAWSGYQSCQASYTNCPTAAPYNRVDCYEGTGCDTAINTCTCIAGYEPDGTGHCKLKEFDFNIITALGSEQLSLTWEKQEIASEYRIYRDLALISTEPAADICNASVCSFTDTGLTPGTTYRYDVFAVVGSGGIYDSTVSPVCHGTLNNQCPRYGTTDSVVQNFTISSICGQLTLGWDHINVGGVSGYTYQIYKGTSPNPTELFKEMAKNQSSCPTGGAECLVCADNAARCTIPDKEIIPKVRYYYKIVTINEDGDPSYEDANANASSYCYEAPSWEER